The Amphiura filiformis chromosome 12, Afil_fr2py, whole genome shotgun sequence genome includes a region encoding these proteins:
- the LOC140165866 gene encoding sister chromatid cohesion protein DCC1-like isoform X4: MALLQVEDGMLEHLMEGSSLIVRGDKQENAILCTNDRTFDMKKQQTSNTLLLLPECQTVADMKDADQSLYDRQVVGYVHSYYELRRMRPKLQKLHILLDDRAYKGAMYEADHDEDDEDEPKLYTLADLKSRIQASEEEIMAELKKIKACCINSYWRVLEYNYENQVLSHIVNLVEENSWNYKEIPLNETLEVLQSLEPRIILEHCLNCHGEKFEKDDVIYYALDEDKVCRSFAELLLRPADKFNFSEFLQSWQMSVPETMTTGLHQLQGMALIDKTSRPEVIWYFPVSALPEDEKDRFDTLFRTREKWTKDDIEPYIQDLVTAKTSAGALLTKHTRSSMGPNGVKLYNSKRPVR, encoded by the exons tCTGATAGTTCGTGGAGACAAGCAGGAGAATGCCATATTGTGTACAAATGATAGGACCTTTGATATGAAGAAACAACAGACGTCAAATACATTATTACTCCTACCAGAATGTCAGACGGTAGCAGACATGAAAGATGCAGACCAATCACTGTATGATAGACAG GTTGTAGGCTATGTCCATTCCTACTACGAGTTACGTAGGATGAGACCGAAACTTCAGAAGCTACACATCTTACTTGATGACCGTGCATATAAAGGAGCCATGTACGAGGCCGACCATGACGAAGACGATGAAGATGAACCTAAGCTGTATACTCTGGCGGATCTCAAGTCTAGAATACAGGCTAGTGAGGAGGAGATAATGGCAGAGTTGAAGAAAATAAAAGCCTGTTGTATCAATA GTTATTGGAGGGTGCTGGAATACAATTATGAAAACCAAGTACTGTCACATATAGTCAACTTAGTAGAAGAAAACTCATGGAATTATAAAGAAATACCACTGAATGAAACACTAGAAGTATTGCAAAGTCTGGAACCAAG AATCATCTTGGAACATTGTCTCAATTGCCATggagaaaaatttgaaaaag ATGATGTAATTTACTATGCCTTGGATGAGGACAAAGTGTGTAGGTCATTTGCTGAGCTACTTCTCAGACCAGCAGACAAG TTCAATTTTTCAGAGTTCTTACAATCATGGCAGATGAGTGTTCCTGAGACCATGACAACAGGCTTACATCAGCTTCAG GGTATGGCATTGATTGATAAGACGTCTCGTCCTGAGGTTATATGGTACTTCCCTGTGTCAGCATTGCCTGAAGATGAGAAAGACAG ATTTGATACATTATTTAGGACAAGAGAAAAATGGACAAAGGATGACATTGAGCCGTATATTCA AGACCTAGTAACAGCCAAGACCTCAGCTGGAGCACTATTGACCAAACATACCAGATCATCCATGGGACCCAATGGAGTTAAACTTTACAATTCTAAGCGTCCAGTTCGATGA
- the LOC140165866 gene encoding sister chromatid cohesion protein DCC1-like isoform X5 has translation MALLQVEDSMLEHLMEGSSLIVRGDKQENAILCTNDRTFDMKKQQTSNTLLLLPECQTVADMKDADQSLYDRQVVGYVHSYYELRRMRPKLQKLHILLDDRAYKGAMYEADHDEDDEDEPKLYTLADLKSRIQASEEEIMAELKKIKACCINSYWRVLEYNYENQVLSHIVNLVEENSWNYKEIPLNETLEVLQSLEPRIILEHCLNCHGEKFEKDDVIYYALDEDKVCRSFAELLLRPADKFNFSEFLQSWQMSVPETMTTGLHQLQGMALIDKTSRPEVIWYFPVSALPEDEKDRFDTLFRTREKWTKDDIEPYIQDLVTAKTSAGALLTKHTRSSMGPNGVKLYNSKRPVR, from the exons tCTGATAGTTCGTGGAGACAAGCAGGAGAATGCCATATTGTGTACAAATGATAGGACCTTTGATATGAAGAAACAACAGACGTCAAATACATTATTACTCCTACCAGAATGTCAGACGGTAGCAGACATGAAAGATGCAGACCAATCACTGTATGATAGACAG GTTGTAGGCTATGTCCATTCCTACTACGAGTTACGTAGGATGAGACCGAAACTTCAGAAGCTACACATCTTACTTGATGACCGTGCATATAAAGGAGCCATGTACGAGGCCGACCATGACGAAGACGATGAAGATGAACCTAAGCTGTATACTCTGGCGGATCTCAAGTCTAGAATACAGGCTAGTGAGGAGGAGATAATGGCAGAGTTGAAGAAAATAAAAGCCTGTTGTATCAATA GTTATTGGAGGGTGCTGGAATACAATTATGAAAACCAAGTACTGTCACATATAGTCAACTTAGTAGAAGAAAACTCATGGAATTATAAAGAAATACCACTGAATGAAACACTAGAAGTATTGCAAAGTCTGGAACCAAG AATCATCTTGGAACATTGTCTCAATTGCCATggagaaaaatttgaaaaag ATGATGTAATTTACTATGCCTTGGATGAGGACAAAGTGTGTAGGTCATTTGCTGAGCTACTTCTCAGACCAGCAGACAAG TTCAATTTTTCAGAGTTCTTACAATCATGGCAGATGAGTGTTCCTGAGACCATGACAACAGGCTTACATCAGCTTCAG GGTATGGCATTGATTGATAAGACGTCTCGTCCTGAGGTTATATGGTACTTCCCTGTGTCAGCATTGCCTGAAGATGAGAAAGACAG ATTTGATACATTATTTAGGACAAGAGAAAAATGGACAAAGGATGACATTGAGCCGTATATTCA AGACCTAGTAACAGCCAAGACCTCAGCTGGAGCACTATTGACCAAACATACCAGATCATCCATGGGACCCAATGGAGTTAAACTTTACAATTCTAAGCGTCCAGTTCGATGA